In Echinicola jeungdonensis, the genomic stretch TTAGAGTTTGCAGGGCCTTAGTGGCTTTGGACCTTGGACGGCAAAGAGGGAAGTTTGGTCAGAAATATCCTCCAATTCAGCCCCTACTTGGTTATGCTGTTGGATCCAATTCCAATCTTTTTCAATGTTGGAAGCATTAACAACCAGCAGGTATTTTTCTTCATGGATTTTATAGACCAACAAATCATCAACGATGCCTCCGGTTTCATTAGGTAAACAGGAATATTGTGCTTGGCCGATTGCCAACTTTGATGCATCATTGGAAGTTATCTTTTGGATCAAAATAAGGGCTTGAGGACCCTTGACTAAAAATTCTCCCATATGGGATACATCAAATATCCCCAAGTCCTTTCGGACAGTATTGTGTTCTTCCCTGTCGGAAGAGTAACGGACAGGCATGTTATATCCGGCAAATGGGACCATTTTTGCCCCCAATTCCTCATGGGTGTCATTTAATGCAACTTTCTTGATAGTATTTTCCATGAAAAAAGATTTGGTTACTGTTTCGGCAAAGGTAATAAATGAGGGATAACATTACGAATCTTGTTCCCAAATGCGGTTGGTTTATTTAACACCAGGAAGCAGCAGGGTTTCAATGCAAATGATTTTTCTTTCATCTGATCTTCTTGGCAATTTGAAAAAAATAAGTGGGGAATAAAATGAAAGGCCTCTAAGGCTCTGAAAGTCAAAGGATAGTTGATGTTTAGGGAAAAATACCTTAAGGAATTGGATAAAAAAAGGCCTCATTTTCAATTAAAATGAGGCCTTTTTACGGGTTTTATTCACTGGAATACCCATTGTTTTGGACAAGATTTTCGTTGAGTTCCAGCTCCTGCAATGGAATGGGCCAGAGTTCCCGGAAACTTTCACCAGGAGGAAACAAGTCATCGGCCAGGCCGTATCTTCTGAGGTCTGAGTAGCGGTGCCCCTCAAAGGCAAACTCAAACCTTCTTTGTTCCAATATTTCCTCCAATGCTCCGGCAATTGTAGGAATATCTGTTAATAATAATGGGTCTAAATCGGCCCTTTGCCGGATGATATTAATATCATCAATAATGGCTCCAGTGGTAAAGCCAGATCCGATTCGACGGGCATTTGCCTCGGCACGGATCAAGTACATTTCTGCTAACCTTAAAATAGGAACATTGTCGTCACTTGTACTTACCCTAAAATATTTGATTACTCTTAAATTATTGCCTTGCTCCAAAACAGAGGTGGAAAATCTTTCATCCCCTTGGTTGGCAGAAGCAACAAAAGCATTGTAAAAGGCGGGGCGGACATAAAATTTTTGTCCACTTGTGGAAGGGTCTGATGAAATGGCTAAACCATTTTGATCCCCAACATTGTTGGTGAAATTCAGTTCGAAAATCATTTCATTATTGCCCTTGATTCTGGAAATATCCCCATAATTGGGTAGCAAGATATAGCCCGCATTGATCACCTCTGTGGCTTTTTGAATGGCAAGAGCGTAATTGCCAACCTGCAAATGCACCCTTGCCAAAAGTGCAGTGGCTGCCCAATTATTGGCTCGGAATGGCGCATTGGGCGTATTACCCAAATTGTTTTCAGCAAATTCCAAATCCTCAATGATAAAATTATAAACCTCGGTTTCGGAAGCCCTCCCCGCAAGTGAAACTTCGGAGGTGGTGGTAACAAAATCTGTAACAATGGGTACGCCTCCAAAGATTTTTAGCAGGTCAAAATAAACTAATGCTCTTACAAACCTTGCTTCTCCCTCAATAGCAGCAGCCTGACTTGAACTTAAATTCTGAATGTCAGGTAAAACTTCTAACATGAAGTTGGCAGTCCCGATAATTTTGTATAAAGTTGCCCAAGTACTGGAAATTTGCAAGTTGGATGGGTTAATCCTACGGGAACTGATTTCCTGGTCCGTGGTGAATGTACCAGAATGTAAAAGGTTGTCTGCATATACATCCTGATAATACAGGTACCTTAGGCCATAATAATTACCGCTTTGAAGCTCATCATACATGCCTTTGAGGACGAGCTGGGCATCACTAAAAGAGGTGATGGCTCCTTCGGTTTCGATAGTGTTTACCGGTTCCTGGTCCAAAGTATCACAGGCGGTGCTCCCAAAAAACAGGAAACAAGCCGCATATATTATTTGGTTGATCTTAATTGCCTTGTCCATATCTATTAAAATCCTACGTTAATACCGAAAGTATAAGTTCTGGGCTGGGGGAAAGTGTAAAAGTCCGTAGCCAGTGTTGCATTAGAAGTACCAGCAAAATTTATTTCAGGGTCAAAACGGTGTATTCGGTAAAGGTGAATAAATTCTGCGCCTGTGCGAAAATCCTGATCTTTCTCATTTTTAACCGGTCCAAAAGATCTTTGGGCAATTTATAGCCGATGACCAGGTTTTTAATTCTTAGATAGGACCCATCTTCCACAAAACGGGTGGTATTGGGTTGGTTGTTCCGGTTGACAGAAACATCATAAGCTGCTCTAGGGATCTCCCCATTTCCTGGGTCATCCTCCGATCGCCAACGATCCAGGACAGTTGTTCGGTTATTATCATCAAAAAAGTTAGCAAACATTCCCTCCTGGAATGCCCCGGAGGCAAACCACTGATCATTTCCGACAGAATACTGCAGGAAAAGTTGAAGGTCAAAACCTTTAAATTCCACTTCATTGGTTAATCCTCCATAAAACTTGGGCTGTGCATTGCCAATGATTGTAAAGTCATCATCTGTAATAACGCCATCCCCGTTGATATCCCTGTAATTCATGTCCCCTGCTTGGATACCTTGTATCCGACGGGATTCCGGAACATCAGACTGGGTCATAAACACCCCATCTGCAATTAATCCATAATAAGAACCAATAGGTTCGCCCTCTCTTAATACAAGGGAGTTCCCATTGAAACCATAGAATATATCCTCATTGTTGTAAAGTTCTAGAACCTTATTTTTGTTGAAAGTGATATTAAAATTGGATCTCCATTGAAGGTCTATTGCTGAATTATTGATGTTTATAGAAGAAATGGTCAGTTCAAAACCTTTATTTTCTATGCTCCCAATATTGGACTGATAAGCCCCAAAACCATTTTGCGTTGCAATGGGCCTGGCAAACAAAAGGTCAGTTGTTTTTTTGTAATAATAATCGGCTATCAAATAGATTCTACCATCCAGAAATCCGGCATCAATCCCCACATCTGTCTGCGTGGTGCTTTCCCATTTTAGATCCGGGTTGCCCAACTGTACCGGAACAATGGTGGATGTTTCCAGGTAATTACCTGCTCCAACCAGGTTTTTCCAGGCAAAGCCTCCAATGGACTGGTTGCCTGCCTTACCCACACTTGCCCTGATTTTTAGATCAGAAATGAACTCTTGGTCATCCATAAACTCCTCCTCGTTGATCTTCCAGCCTCCGGAAACCGATGGGAAAAATCCCCATTGGTTATTGGGCCCAAAACGGGAAGATGCATCAGCCCGGAATGAAGCGCTGAATAAATATTTGTCTTCATAAGAATAGTTGGTCCTACCGAAATAGGATTCCAGGCCACTGCCTCCAGCCCCATTTGAACCCTGGTTGACGGTGGCGGCAGCCCCAATATAGCGGAATCGCTCACCCGGAAACTGGATCCCGGTGACACTGGAGGAAGAGCTGAGGTTTTCTTCCCGGTTATGTCCTATAACTACATTAAGGATATGGAGGTTGTTGAGGACCTTTTTGTAATCCAGAAATCCTTCGACCATCCATTTGTTGACATTAGAGGTTGCAAAGGTTCCTGAGCCTCCTTGGGGAGTAGATAAACTTCCTGGGTAACTGTCGGGGATATAGCTCCTTTCATGGAAGTAAAGCATGTCCCCTCCGCCCCTGACATTAATGCTTAGTCCATCAAGTATTTCATATGAACCCAGTACGTTTGCAAATACCCTTATGGATTGATTTTCATCATCATTTTCGGTCCCTTCAGCTACAGGGTTGGTATAGAAGAATTGTGGTCTGGTGTATGAACCATCTGATTCATAAACCGGCCATAGGGGGGAAGCAGCCAATGCATTGGAAAATGGGCTGTATAGGGTGTTGTCAGAGGAAACTCGGTTTTGTGTGGATCGGGTAATACCGGAGTTTAGGGAAATGGAAAACTTGTCATTAATATA encodes the following:
- a CDS encoding SusC/RagA family TonB-linked outer membrane protein, which translates into the protein MSSKQINHRTVLSAENNSALPGVNIRIKGTTKGTFTDIDGKYRIQASEDMVLIFSFVGFHPVEVPVANQSIIDVVMETDARILSEILVVGYGNINRRDLTGSVAQISEQTIQDIPAIGIDQAMQGRMAGVQINQNSGIPGAAISVRVRGSSSISASNRPLFVIDGIPMLTGSPSQFDYGGQSIDAITDLSPSDIASIEVLKDASASSIYGSRAANGVILITTKRGADQKTQFNLNVYGGFQELWRKPEFLNRDQYLLLFKDAFAEDFFGEPAEEISDNEILNFYYGGLPYPENTDTDWVDEVTRKGPIQNYELSARGGNDKTQFYISGNYFDQKGVLINSRFQRISSRFNLDHYINDKFSISLNSGITRSTQNRVSSDNTLYSPFSNALAASPLWPVYESDGSYTRPQFFYTNPVAEGTENDDENQSIRVFANVLGSYEILDGLSINVRGGGDMLYFHERSYIPDSYPGSLSTPQGGSGTFATSNVNKWMVEGFLDYKKVLNNLHILNVVIGHNREENLSSSSSVTGIQFPGERFRYIGAAATVNQGSNGAGGSGLESYFGRTNYSYEDKYLFSASFRADASSRFGPNNQWGFFPSVSGGWKINEEEFMDDQEFISDLKIRASVGKAGNQSIGGFAWKNLVGAGNYLETSTIVPVQLGNPDLKWESTTQTDVGIDAGFLDGRIYLIADYYYKKTTDLLFARPIATQNGFGAYQSNIGSIENKGFELTISSININNSAIDLQWRSNFNITFNKNKVLELYNNEDIFYGFNGNSLVLREGEPIGSYYGLIADGVFMTQSDVPESRRIQGIQAGDMNYRDINGDGVITDDDFTIIGNAQPKFYGGLTNEVEFKGFDLQLFLQYSVGNDQWFASGAFQEGMFANFFDDNNRTTVLDRWRSEDDPGNGEIPRAAYDVSVNRNNQPNTTRFVEDGSYLRIKNLVIGYKLPKDLLDRLKMRKIRIFAQAQNLFTFTEYTVLTLK
- a CDS encoding RagB/SusD family nutrient uptake outer membrane protein, with the protein product MDKAIKINQIIYAACFLFFGSTACDTLDQEPVNTIETEGAITSFSDAQLVLKGMYDELQSGNYYGLRYLYYQDVYADNLLHSGTFTTDQEISSRRINPSNLQISSTWATLYKIIGTANFMLEVLPDIQNLSSSQAAAIEGEARFVRALVYFDLLKIFGGVPIVTDFVTTTSEVSLAGRASETEVYNFIIEDLEFAENNLGNTPNAPFRANNWAATALLARVHLQVGNYALAIQKATEVINAGYILLPNYGDISRIKGNNEMIFELNFTNNVGDQNGLAISSDPSTSGQKFYVRPAFYNAFVASANQGDERFSTSVLEQGNNLRVIKYFRVSTSDDNVPILRLAEMYLIRAEANARRIGSGFTTGAIIDDINIIRQRADLDPLLLTDIPTIAGALEEILEQRRFEFAFEGHRYSDLRRYGLADDLFPPGESFRELWPIPLQELELNENLVQNNGYSSE